From the Primulina tabacum isolate GXHZ01 chromosome 3, ASM2559414v2, whole genome shotgun sequence genome, one window contains:
- the LOC142541179 gene encoding serine/threonine-protein kinase OXI1-like — MHDVHHHRRRSRRYCSDQDNISLDLNNLKVISVLGRGAKGVVFLVQTEMFELLAVKVILRSSIEKKKNKSNGEEYRRICFEREVLSNFHHPLLPKLHGVLKTDKVVGYAIDYCSGRDLNVLRKNQTEKMFSTDIIRFYAAELVLALEYLHGLGIVYRDLKPENVLIQENGHLMLVDFDLSTKLAAAAKSPETRQTPQRKPQITPKKKKKFALFFNRRDYGISPEYSPQPAADPLSDVSNSESDSVEKSNSFVGTEEYVAPEILLGDGHDFAVDLWCLGVMLYEMLYGATPFRGPARKDTFYRIVNKAPDLTGEATPLRDLIRKLLEKDPNKRITIREIKGHDFFKAVDWDLILEMPRPPFIPHLTDVGDMDGNREIDVESYVQGVFTVDEGEKINKYFEEGQKKDLWANHPQLIDNEIFLFFDIIKNINRLIYLLICTQNITSCY; from the exons ATGCATGACGTTCATCACCACCGCCGCCGCAGCCGTCGGTACTGCAGCGACCAAGATAACATTTCTCTAGACTTGAACAATCTGAAGGTGATTTCAGTTCTTGGCCGTGGTGCCAAAGGCGTTGTGTTTCTTGTCCAGACAGAAATGTTCGAATTGCTTGCGGTGAAAGTGATTTTGAGATCTTCAATCGAAAAGAAGAAGAATAAGAGCAATGGCGAGGAATACAGGAGAATTTGCTTCGAAAGGGAGGTTTTGAGCAACTTTCATCATCCCCTACTGCCCAAGCTTCACGGTGTTTTGAAAACTGATAAAGTCGTCGGATATGCTATTGATTACTGCTCTGGCCGTGATCTCAATGTTTTGAGGAAGAATCAGACTGAGAAAATGTTCTCCACGGATATCATCAG ATTTTATGCTGCAGAATTGGTATTGGCATTGGAATATCTACACGGGCTAGGCATTgtgtacagagatttgaagcCGGAAAATGTCCTGATTCAAGAAAATGGGCATTTGATGCTCGTCGATTTCGATCTCTCCACGAAACTCGCAGCCGCCGCAAAGTCTCCAGAAACCCGTCAAACCCCTCAAAGAAAACCGCAAATCACCccgaaaaagaagaagaaattcgCCCTTTTCTTCAACCGCCGCGACTACGGGATTTCGCCGGAATATTCTCCCCAACCCGCAGCAGATCCCCTCTCGGATGTTTCAAACTCCGAGTCCGACTCGGTGGAGAAATCCAACTCGTTCGTCGGCACGGAGGAGTACGTGGCGCCGGAGATCCTACTCGGCGACGGCCACGACTTCGCCGTCGATCTGTGGTGCTTAGGGGTGATGCTGTACGAGATGCTTTATGGTGCGACGCCGTTTCGAGGCCCGGCCCGAAAGGACACCTTCTATCGGATCGTGAACAAGGCACCGGACTTAACGGGGGAAGCAACGCCGTTAAGGGACTTGATTCGAAAATTACTCGAAAAAGACCCCAACAAGAGAATCACCATCCGTGAAATCAAAGGCCACGATTTTTTCAAGGCTGTTGATTGGGATCTTATCCTTGAGATGCCTCGGCCGCCGTTTATCCCCCACTTAACGGACGTTGGGGACATGGATGGCAATAGGGAAATTGACGTGGAGTCTTATGTCCAAGGGGTGTTTACAGTTGATGAAGgggagaaaataaataaatatttcgaAGAAGGTCAGAAAAAAGATTTGTGGGCAAATCATCCACAACTTATTgataatgaaatttttttattttttgatattatcaaaaatataaatagattaatttatttgttaatttgtacacaaaatattacttcttgttattaa
- the LOC142541180 gene encoding large ribosomal subunit protein eL32z-like, protein MAVPLLSKKIVKKRVKKFKRHQSDCYVSVKTNWRRPKGIDSRVRRKFKGCTLMPNIGYGSDKKTRHYLPNGFKKFVVHNVKELEVLMMHNRTYCAEIAHNISTKKRKDIVERAAQLDIVVTNKLARLRSQEDE, encoded by the exons ATGGCTGTTCCTTTACTTAGCAAGAAGATTGTTAAGAAACGAGTCAAAAAGTTCAAGCGGCACCAGAGTGATTGCTATGTTTCTGTGAAG ACAAACTGGCGTAGGCCCAAGGGTATTGATTCCCGAGTCCGAAGGAAGTTCAAGGGATGCACCCTTATGCCAAACATTGGATATGGGTCAGACAAGAAGACACGGCACTATCTTCCCAATGGGTTTAAGAAGTTTGTTGTGCACAATGTCAAAGAACTTGAAGTTTTGATGATGCACAACAG GACATATTGCGCTGAGATAGCACACAATATTTCAACCAAGAAAAGAAAGGACATTGTGGAACGGGCTGCTCAGCTGGATATTGTTGTGACCAACAAATTAGCTCGGCTGCGCAGCCAGGAGGATGAGTGA